GCAGATGTTCGCCGACACCCTGCCCCAGGCCGAGGACGAGCTGGCGCAGCTTGACGAGGCCGCGCTGCGCCAGTGGCTGGCCGAGGCTCAGCCTTGGGACTTCAACGCCAAAAAATTCTGAGCGCTCAGCAGCGCATCGCGTTGGTCGCCGAGTTGCGGATGCTCTCGAGCAGGTCTTCGTCCAGCCCCACGTTGTTGTGCTCGAGCACGCGCTCGGCGCGGTAGCTTGAACGCACGAAGGGCCCGGCCACCACTTCGAGGAAGCCCTTGGACAGGCCCATATCGCGGTAGCGCGCGAACTGCTCGGGCGAGACGTAGCGCGCCACCGGCAGGTGGTGCTGCGTCGGGCGCATGTACTGGCCCATGGTGACGATGTCCACGTTGGCCGCGCGGATGTCGTCCAGCGCCTCTTCGATCTCGGCGTCCGTCTCGCCCAGGCCCAGCATCAGGCTGGTCTTGGTGACGGTCTGGGGCGCATAGGCCTTGGCGAACCTGAGCACGTCCAGCGTCTGCTCATAGCCCGCGCGCGGGTCGCGCACCGGATGGGTCAGGCGGCGCACGGTTTCCAGGTTCTGCGCATAAGTGGCAAGGCCGGCGTCCACGACCTTGGCGACGAGCTCATGACGGCCCTGGAAGTCGGGCGTGAGCGCCTCCACCGCAGTGTCGGGCATGCGCTTGTGGATCTCGCGGATGCAGGCAGCGTAGTGGCCCGCGCCCAGGTCTTTGAGATCGTCGCGATCGACCGAGGTCAGCACGACGTACTTCAAATCCATCAGCGCCACCGCGTCGGCCACGTTCACCGGCTCCAACGGGTCAAGCCAGCCGTTGGGGTTGCCGGTGCTGACCGAGCAGAACTTGCAGGCGCGCGTGCACACCGAGCCCATCAGCATCAGCGTGGCCGTGCCCCGGCCCCAGCATTCGGCGATGTTGGGGCACTTGGATTCGGCGCACACCGTGGAGAGCTTGTGCGAATCCACGATCTCCTTGATCTGCTGGTACTTGGCGCCGTTGGGCAGCTTCACGCGCAGCCAGTCGGGCTTGCGCTCGGCGTTGGGGATGGCCGTGAGCCTGCTCGGCTTGATGCCGTCCTTGATGGCGCGCGTGCCCTGGCGGCTGGTGAACTTGGTGCCCGGAGCCGGGCGCGGAGACTCTTGCATGCGTGA
The DNA window shown above is from Comamonas sp. NLF-1-9 and carries:
- the lipA gene encoding lipoyl synthase, giving the protein MQESPRPAPGTKFTSRQGTRAIKDGIKPSRLTAIPNAERKPDWLRVKLPNGAKYQQIKEIVDSHKLSTVCAESKCPNIAECWGRGTATLMLMGSVCTRACKFCSVSTGNPNGWLDPLEPVNVADAVALMDLKYVVLTSVDRDDLKDLGAGHYAACIREIHKRMPDTAVEALTPDFQGRHELVAKVVDAGLATYAQNLETVRRLTHPVRDPRAGYEQTLDVLRFAKAYAPQTVTKTSLMLGLGETDAEIEEALDDIRAANVDIVTMGQYMRPTQHHLPVARYVSPEQFARYRDMGLSKGFLEVVAGPFVRSSYRAERVLEHNNVGLDEDLLESIRNSATNAMRC